In the genome of Notamacropus eugenii isolate mMacEug1 chromosome 7, mMacEug1.pri_v2, whole genome shotgun sequence, the window CTGGCCTCAGGTGGCCACAGCAAAGGCCACATctggtggcagcagttcccacagtagcccacatccattattggattgtaaaacccctgggggaccTGATCATCTGATCCATACCTCAGCCctatgtggtggccctgcccccccatgaaagcccctgggggaattaagcagtttatctgaatctcagcccccagtgctggcttggtggaactggaggccaggtggctgtggaaaggAAATGCTACTACTTAcagattctggacagaaaagtttcttgttgctcctagaccagtgtacatgcttgactgtaccaccttggaggaactgagatcttacagatccccagagtataccctacttttgacaaaggacacaaaagtcaagtaactggttggaaaaatgcccaaaaaagggaaataattaagactacagaaggttactttcttggtgaatggatatcttctcccatcctttcagataaggaagaacaatgcttaccatcaaagaaagacaaaaaagtcaaggcctctgtatcccaaacatccaaaataaatattcaatggtctcaggccatggaagagctcaaaaaggattttgaaaatcaagtaagagaggtggaggaaaaatcgggaagagaaatgagagagatgcaagaaaatcatgaaaagtgagtcaatagcttgctaaaggagacccaaaaaaatactgaagaaaataacaccttgaaaaataggctaactcaattggcaaaagaggttcaaaaagccaatgaggagaagaatgctttaaaaagcagaattagccaaatggaaaaggagattcaaaagctcactgaagaaaatagttctttaaaatgagaatggaacagatgaaagccaatgactttatgagaaaccaagaaatcacaaaacaaaaccaaaagaatgaaaaaatggaaaataatgtgaaatatctcactggaaaaacaaccgacctggaaaatagatccaggagagacaattttaaaattatgggattacctgaaagccttgatcaaaaaagagcctagacatcatctttcatgaaattatcaaggaaaactgccctgacattctagaaccagagggcaaaataaatatggaaagaatccaccaatcaccttctgaaagagatccaaaaagagaaactcctaggaacattgtggccaaattccagagtttccaggtcaaggagaaaatattgcaagcatttagaaagaaataattcaagtattgtggaaatgcaatcaggataacacaagatctagcagcttctacattgaggtaCTGAAGAGCttggaagaggatattccagaagtcaaaggaagtaggattaaaaccaagaatcacctcagcaaaactgagtacaatacttcaggggggaaaatggtctttcaatgaaatggatgactttcaagtattcttgatgaaaaggtcagagttgtaaagataatttgactttcaaacacaagaatcaaaagaagcatgaaaaggtacacaggaaagagaaatcataagggactttactaaagttgaactgtttacattcctccatggaaagataatatttttaactcctgaaacttttttcagtatttgggtagttggagggattatacacacacacacatacatacacacacacacagagacagagaacactgggtgagttgaataggaagagatcatatctaaaatagtgaaattaaggggtgagagaggaatatattgggaggagaaagggagaaatggaatggggtaaattagctctcataaaagaggcaagaaaaagacttttcaatggagggaaaaagggggggagatgaaagagaaaacatgaagtttactctcatcacatttggctcaaggaaggaataaaatgcacactcattttggtatgaaaacctatctcacaatacaggaaagtggggaagaaggggataagcagggtggcggggataatggaagggagggcagtgggaggagggagcaattagaagtcaacattcctggggagggacaaggtcaaaagagagaatagaagaaatggcggggtaggataggatggagggaaatatagttagtcttacacaacatgactataatggaagtcatttgcaaaactacacatatatggcctatattgaattgcttgcctccccagtggggatagatggggagggaggaaggaagagaaattggaactcaaagttttaggaacaactgttgagtattgttcttgcatacaactgagaaataagaaatgcaagtAATTGAgcatagaaatctctcttgccctacaggacaaaagagaagatggggataagggaatggagggatgtttgaagggaggacagattggtggtagggttaattagaatgcttgatgttttggggtggtgggaggggagagatggagagaaaatttgggactaaaactggaaatgaatgttgaaaacttaaaataaataaataaatttttaaaaattaaaaataaaaaaataaagtgtcccaacatggctgatcagaccagtaggACCTCAGAAGGCTCTGCCACAAATCAGACACAAATAACCTATATAAACATTTGGAAGGGAGATATCTTTAAATTTGTGaatcttacatttcttttaagctactgtaactttgctttgctcatagaacacaatGCCCCCTTTGATAGGCCCActatgctgggtggtcctgtgccatcatctcccatgtctcataatTCAAAAGTTCtggagagaccttgaaagtgtccttataTAGCTTCTTCCGACCTCCATGtgacttgccttgtgtgagttcttcataaaacagtcttttaaacAAACATAGGTTTGAAATTTGAGCATTGTGGCCAACCCATCAGTTACTCCCTCTGGagtagagtctgaatgcttggcagtttagttccagaaaggacctcagtatctggatggaaccttatcttgccagatgattttcagaatatttctaagacaattcaaatggcaTTGATTCCTGGCATGGccctggtatactgtccaggtttcacaggtataTATCAATGAGATCAACACAATGGATCTATTGACTTTCAGTCTGGTAGGCAATCTAACatatcttctctcccacactttcctttggagtgtcccaaacactgagctggctcTAGCAATGTGTGTGTCAAATTCATTTTTGGGTACAGTCCTAGAAAGTATGCTGTCAAGGTAAATTAACTTATCctcagtattcaaaatttctccattttctgtacTAATGTTTCATCAAATGGATGGTGCAGTACTACTGGTGAAGAACCTCTGTTTTCATGTTATTAATTATtgagccaaaattagcacaagcagcagagaattgatccatactttgttgcactTCAACTTTAAGCTATATTGAGTGTGCAATCATTATGGGCATTATGAACCTTGGAGATTATATAGTAGAGGTCACTTGTATTCCACAAAGCCCCTGTGTTTTCAGAAACATGAGAAAGTTATTTATCCAAGTTGTCATCTTTTCCAGCTACAAACTATGTTCCTAAGGATATCTCTTGTCCACCTTGCAAACAATCtcattttctgaatttattctttttcaagcaattcaataccTTGGAATTCTTTGTTCTCATTGCAGGGCCAGAAAGCATAGCCAAACTGCGATGAGAAGGACTTTGGTACCTTCTATGACTCTGGTCTCATATACAATTATTTGACCTACTAAATTGGCTTATCACTGTGTATAGATTTGATTATGTAAAATCGAATGTTTCAACTAACTGCATGTGTCCTGTAGCTAAGTATCATCAGAACAGCTACCCTCCAGTTAGCCCCTTAAGTAGACAAAGAAGTACTTCTATCCTGTGACAAAAACTATTTATGAATCTCCAGTGTGTCAACCAACATCAGATCAAGGGTCCAATCCAGGGAATGGGAAGCAATGGCTTTGaagtcacatgtggctctctaggtcctcaagtgcaactctTTGACTAAAGCCAAACTTCAAAGAATAAatccccataaaaaaaaaaaagatttgttctgtaaaacttggattcggTCAAAAAGtcacacccaaggatctagaaggccatatgtgaccttgaggccacaggttgccCACTCCTGCCTAGGCTATTAATGTCATAAGTGGGCTATTTGAGGTGGTTGAGAGACATTATAGCTAGAGAGATTTTAATATAAGAATAAACATAtatctgtttttccctttttaatgaccTATAGATCTTGTTCTCTCTATCTTTGACAATAGCAATGATCTATATAATAGCAACTGAGTCCCAAATCAGGGAaataggaatgaatgaaaatgttcTGGAATTTGATGAGGATATAATTCTTCTTTGAGAAATTTTTACTACCATCCCTGACTGTAAAGGTTTGGATAATAGTAGGTTTCCTAACATTCAATATTTAGGAagcctcttctttcctctcaggGAGTTGATGCTAGCTATAGTTCCTAACTAAGGAACTAAAGCTAAGAAGACTCCTATAAAGAGTTCAGGAACCATTAACCCATTTCTCTATCTTCCACAATCAAACTGAGGTCTGCCAATAGGGTAGGATTATCATTGGGATCTCTTGGGCAGTTTCTCAGCAGCCTATGTAGGAAAGTAACCTACTCTTCTTGTATTTTCCAAGATTATGGGATGAACAATGTCCTGACTCACCTAAATTCTTTGCCTAGTGGTCTAAAGCTATGGGGATTTTTTCAAACTGCTTTCATAAGGGTATTAAATCAACACTAACTTTAGAGACACTTATAAGTTTACACATCAACAATTTCTAGCAGATATTGATACAAAGTTACAGAGTGAGGAAAGGGGTTTCTTTCCATGTTATTAGTTTCCCTTTAAGGAAACAGGTGAGAATGGGAAACAAGTTTAATATTCAATGAGCCAGTGAGAAGACTGATTATTACTGATTTCAGAGATATTTTATTGATTCAAAGACTGAAAACAGAAGAAACTGAGCAATTCAGCTTTTAAGAGACTGATAATGAGAGTTATAAACACTCCTGCATATAAGGACATAACGTTAAGGAGGAAGTATGGAGTTCCAGTGGCTTACAATGGaagcaaaactaacaaaaatcaaCAATCTTACTAAGCATATAGATCAAGGGTTGGCAACCCTGCCAAAGGACCTTAGCAACATCCCAAGTCTAGGATGCTGGAGGTATGAAAAGagtagcattaaaaaaaaagaactacatGTCCATTAGAAAGGGATGAGATCATTATACAGCATTGGTATCCATCTAAATACCATTTGGGGTACCCGTATCTTAGATTGCCAAACtctttatgtaaatttttttgcCGTGATAGTCTTTTCAAGGTGGACAGGTAAGCCATGCTCGCAGGCAATAACAATATATCTAGAGTCAGCAGTGGCCCTGTACCTGCAGGGAGGTCTTGTGGACCCTCCGTGATGTCGACAGTTGGTGACCTGAAATTGTGATTTGCTTATCCTAAACCTCTCGTCTTGATAGGGATCCCCAGCATTATCTTCACAGACAGCCTTGATTTTGGGGTAATCAGCGTGGATGAAGGTATTCATGTCCTTGCAGGGATTggtcaaatctctctctctcatgatCGTTTCACAGTAGTTGTCATCCCGGCCCGTTGGATGGTGATCAAAGTGCTGTGTCAGGAAGCGTTTCTCCCTGTCATTTTCTTGGGTCAAAGGTGAAACCAGCCAAAGTCCCAGGATGAAGAACAGCAAAAGAGGGCCCATGCCCTTTAGAAACATCACCATCTCTCCCAATCAGGTGTCCTGCCAAGGGCTAGATAGAGGATGAAGGATATGACAACCATTATAGGACATGCTTCCAAATATAAGCCAAATGAATAAGGaaattctgttcctttttttctgctttttttttttttttgccaagagaGCAGAACTCTATAACCTCAAAGTTCCCACTATGGATCTGGAGTCATGAACTTTGATCAATTCTCATTCTTAATTCCTTAACCACAGTTCACTATCCATTTGCATGACATGTCT includes:
- the ANG gene encoding angiogenin, producing MVMFLKGMGPLLLFFILGLWLVSPLTQENDREKRFLTQHFDHHPTGRDDNYCETIMRERDLTNPCKDMNTFIHADYPKIKAVCEDNAGDPYQDERFRISKSQFQVTNCRHHGGSTRPPCRYRATADSRYIVIACEHGLPVHLEKTITAKKFT